In Nicotiana tabacum cultivar K326 chromosome 11, ASM71507v2, whole genome shotgun sequence, a single window of DNA contains:
- the LOC142165933 gene encoding uncharacterized protein LOC142165933, translated as MSYDIKVWRVIKKGNLLIPPRKDENGQVIVSTDPLDFDDYTDEQAIVIAVNAKTNILLYNAISGERYEKISSFETTKKIWDKLEVTYEGTNKVKEIRINLLVREYELFQMKYGESAEEMSPGLAKSLEI; from the coding sequence ATGTCATATGACATTAAAGTCTGGCGGGTTATCAAAAAGGGAAATCTTCTGATTCCCCCAAGGAAAGATGAGAATGGTCAAGTCATAGTATCAACTGATCCACTTGATTTTGATGATTATACTGATGAGCAAGCTATTGTCATAGCTGTGAATGCTAAAACAAACATTCTACTGTATAATGCTATTAGTGGTGAAAGGTATGAAAAGATCTCAAGTTTTGAAACTACTAAGAAAATATGGGATAAATTAGAGGTCACATATGAAGGAACCAACAAGGTAAAAGAAATAAGGATAAATCTTTTGGTTCGTGAGTATGAGCTATTTCAAATGAAGTATGGAGAATCTGCAGAGGAAATGTCTCCAGGTTTAGCAAAATCCTTGGAGATCTAA